One Phaseolus vulgaris cultivar G19833 chromosome 11, P. vulgaris v2.0, whole genome shotgun sequence genomic window carries:
- the LOC137807625 gene encoding secreted RxLR effector protein 161-like has protein sequence MEACKATTTPMSTNCYLEAVEAGPEVNQTMYKGLIGSLLYLTASRPDIMFVVCLCARFQSCPMESHLKAAKRIFKYLKGTINMGLWYPSLSPIHLVGYSDSDFAGCKLDRKSTSGTCHLIGSSLISWHSKKQACVALSTAEAEYIAASSYCAQILWIKQQLEDFGVKMSKVPLLCDNTSAINLTKNHIQHSRTKHIEIRHHFIHDHIANGDCEIMM, from the coding sequence ATGGAAGCTTGCAAAGCAACAACAACTCCAATGTCAACTAACTGCTACTTGGAAGCTGTTGAAGCTGGACCAGAGGTTAATCAAACCATGTACAAAGGTTTAATCGGTTCACTTCTTTATCTAACTGCAAGTAGGCCAGACATCATGTTTGTTGTGTGTCTATGTGCTAGATTTCAGTCTTGCCCCATGGAATCACATCTCAAGGCTGCAAAAAGGATCTTTAAATATCTAAAAGGCACAATCAACATGGgcttatggtatccttctcttTCTCCTATACATTTAGTCggttattctgattcagatttcgCAGGATGCAAATTAGATAGGAAGAGTACGAGTGGAACATGTCACTTGATTGGTTCAAGCCTCATTTCGTGGCATAGTAAGAAACAAGCGTGTGTAGCCTTATCCACTGCTGAAGCTGAATACATAGCAGCTAGTAGCTATTGTGCACAAATTTTAtggatcaaacaacaacttgagGATTTTGGTGTAAAGATGAGTAAAGTTCCTCTTCTATGCGACAATACAAGTGCTATCAACCTGACAAAGAATCATATTCAACACTCGAGGACAAAGCACATTGAAATAAGACACCATTTCATTCATGATCATATAGCCAATGGAGACTGTGAGatcatgatgtga